The DNA segment GCGTTGGCTCGATACCAAGCGCTTCCAACTGACACGCTTTCTCCGGTTCATCCGGCGCGAACTGGAAGCGATCTATGGCGTCGTCAACGTCATTCACGCTACCGTCGCCCCGCGCTTATGAATTTTGGATCTACTGAGTCTGGAGTTCGACTGTTGGGATTGGGGATTGGGGTTTGGCGTTTGGGATTTGGAAGTTGGCCGTTGTCCTTTTTGTGTTATACTTTCGCGCAGCCACGTGTGTTGAAGAGGTTACCGCGCATGATCCAGCCACAGGCCGAGCGCATAATCGCCAACGTCGAGCGGGTGATCGTCGGCAAGCGCCCGGTCATTGAATTGATTCTAATCGCCATGCTGTGCGAGGGCCACGTCTTGATCGAGGACGTGCCGGGCATCGGCAAGACCACGCTCGCCAAGGCGATTGCCCGATCGTCGGGCTGCTCATACCGGCGCATCCAGTTCACGCCGGATCTGTTGCCATCGGACGTGACCGGCATCTCGTTCTACAACCAGAAGTTGTCCGAGTTCCAGTTCCGCGCCGGGCCGATCATGGCGCAGATCGTGCTGGCCGACGAGATCAACCGCGCCACGCCGCGCACCCAGTCGGCGCTGCTGGAAGCGATGGAAGAGCGGCAGATCACGGTGGACGGCGAAACGCGGCCGCTGCCGCGCCCGTTCGTGGTGCTGGCCACGCAGAACCCGATCGAGCTGGAAGGCACGTTCCCGCTGCCCGAGGCGCAAGTGGACCGCTTCCTCCTGCAGATCAAGCTCGGCTACCCGAGCGAGGCCGAGGAAAACGCGATGGTCACCCGCTTCGAGCAGAGCAACCCGCTCGACACGTTGGCCGCCGTCACCGATGCCGCCGAGTTGCAGCAACTGCAGGCTGAGGCGCGCCGTGTGCGCGTCGAGGAGTCGGTGCGCCATTACATTGTGGCGATCGTGCGCGCCACCCGCGACCACCCGGCCGTGGAGCTCGGCGCCAGCCCGCGCGGCTCGCTGGCGCTGCACCGCACCACCCAGACGCTGGCCGCCCTGCGCGGGCGCGACTATGTCATTCCCGACGACGTGAAGTATATGGCCCCGTACGTGTTGACGCACCGCGTCATCATCAGCCCGCAGACGCGCCTGCGCGGCCGCACCTCCGCCGAGATCCTGCGTGAGATCGTCAACACCGTGCCGGTGCCGGTCGAGCAGTAGGCTATGAGCGTCCCCCAGCCCGACGCCGAAACACCTCTCCAGAAAGTCGCGCGGAGCATGGGGCAGAGCGACCGCCTCGCATGGGTCATGAAGCGCGCCGGCGAGCAGCGCACGGCGATGTTCAACGAGTCGTGGATCGGTCTGGCTGTGCTGCTGGTAGTCGCCGGGTTGCTCGCGCGCCAGAACTCGCTGTCGCTGTTGGCTGCTCTGCTCTTCGTGATCGTCGGGATTTCATGGGCGTGGAACCGGCTCGCGTTGGCCGAGGTGGAGTACGAGCGGCGCTTCTCCGAGTCACGCGCGTTCGCCGGCGAGACGGTCGAGCTCGCCATCAGCCTGACCAACCGGAAATTCGTGCCGCTGGCCTGGGTCTATATGGATGACCGCGTGCCGAACAAGCTCGACGTGCAGAACGCGCGTCTCGGCGCATCGGATCAGCAGATGCTCGACTCGCTGGCGCATCTCACAGCCGCACGCTGGTTCGAGCGGGTCACCTGGCGCTACCCGGTCCACTGCCGCCATCGCGGTTTCTACTTCCTCGGCCCGGTGCGCGTGCGCTCGGGGGACATCTTCGGCCTGTTCAGCAGCGGCATCACGATCGCCACGCTCACCCGGCTGATCGTCTACCCGCGCCTGATCCCGCTGCCGGAGCTCGGCTTCCCCGGCAAGCACCCGTTCGGCGAGCGTCGCGCGCGGCAGACGCTGTTCGAGGACCCGTCGCGCACCGTCGGCGTCCGTGACTACCACCCCGACGACCCGTTCCGGCGTATTCACTGGAAGGCCACGGCGCGTCATAGCCAGTTGCAGGTGCGGGTGCTGGAACCGTCGGTGGTGCCGCAACTGGCGGTGTTCCTCAACGTCAGCACGTTTGAGAAGCACTGGCACGGCACCGACACGGCTCTGCTGGAGC comes from the Chloroflexota bacterium genome and includes:
- a CDS encoding MoxR family ATPase, with the translated sequence MIQPQAERIIANVERVIVGKRPVIELILIAMLCEGHVLIEDVPGIGKTTLAKAIARSSGCSYRRIQFTPDLLPSDVTGISFYNQKLSEFQFRAGPIMAQIVLADEINRATPRTQSALLEAMEERQITVDGETRPLPRPFVVLATQNPIELEGTFPLPEAQVDRFLLQIKLGYPSEAEENAMVTRFEQSNPLDTLAAVTDAAELQQLQAEARRVRVEESVRHYIVAIVRATRDHPAVELGASPRGSLALHRTTQTLAALRGRDYVIPDDVKYMAPYVLTHRVIISPQTRLRGRTSAEILREIVNTVPVPVEQ
- a CDS encoding DUF58 domain-containing protein encodes the protein MSVPQPDAETPLQKVARSMGQSDRLAWVMKRAGEQRTAMFNESWIGLAVLLVVAGLLARQNSLSLLAALLFVIVGISWAWNRLALAEVEYERRFSESRAFAGETVELAISLTNRKFVPLAWVYMDDRVPNKLDVQNARLGASDQQMLDSLAHLTAARWFERVTWRYPVHCRHRGFYFLGPVRVRSGDIFGLFSSGITIATLTRLIVYPRLIPLPELGFPGKHPFGERRARQTLFEDPSRTVGVRDYHPDDPFRRIHWKATARHSQLQVRVLEPSVVPQLAVFLNVSTFEKHWHGTDTALLERMITVAGSIADHAVRQRFAVGLIANGSVPHSDQSLKVMPGRGPNQLLKILEALAAITGFSTANFSQMLLVESSRLAWGATMVVVSCVVNDALLGSLVRLRDAGRRVALVSLDSTFNGETIEGIIVHHLDPDLIDVEDPGVWAELEDSEQ